A single window of Granulicella sibirica DNA harbors:
- a CDS encoding TetR/AcrR family transcriptional regulator yields the protein MSPQAQVTFEVRKTPVQARSAVTVEAIGEATIQVLLSLGADRLTTTRVAERAGVSVGTLYQYFPNKRALLFAAMEGHLTRLMRTMEKVCAEQHHQPIEAMAEAVATAFITAKMERPDVSMALYAVSSELNGVEVMRRVGRNGRAAMAKMLASAPDASFEDVEFTTFMLYAVMAGATRAVLEGGAAPKMVRSLRKELVVICKSYLAASAMQG from the coding sequence ATGAGTCCGCAGGCGCAGGTGACGTTCGAGGTACGAAAGACGCCGGTCCAGGCACGGTCGGCGGTGACGGTTGAGGCGATTGGCGAGGCGACCATTCAGGTTCTGCTGTCGCTTGGTGCGGACCGGCTGACCACAACGCGGGTGGCGGAACGTGCGGGTGTTTCGGTGGGGACGCTCTACCAGTATTTTCCGAATAAACGAGCGCTATTATTTGCCGCGATGGAGGGACATCTGACTCGTCTGATGCGGACGATGGAGAAGGTGTGTGCAGAGCAACACCATCAGCCGATCGAGGCGATGGCTGAGGCAGTGGCGACTGCGTTCATCACTGCCAAGATGGAACGGCCGGATGTTTCGATGGCGCTGTATGCGGTGAGCTCGGAGTTGAACGGGGTAGAGGTGATGCGGCGCGTGGGCAGGAACGGCCGCGCAGCCATGGCGAAGATGCTGGCGTCCGCGCCCGATGCGTCTTTCGAAGATGTTGAGTTCACGACGTTCATGCTGTACGCGGTGATGGCCGGGGCGACACGGGCGGTTCTCGAAGGCGGTGCCGCGCCAAAGATGGTGCGGTCTTTGCGGAAGGAGCTCGTGGTTATCTGCAAGTCCTATCTGGCGGCTTCCGCAATGCAGGGGTAG